The Candidatus Angelobacter sp. region CCGAACAATCACGACTGGCCCAAAACCTTGCGCTGGCCCGCGAACTCGGAGCAGAAGTCATCACCACGACGGACGAGGATGTTGTGCAGGGATTGCTGCACGCGGCGCGCGAACACAACGTCTCGCAAATCGTTTTCGGCAAACCGGGCGGCGCCGGCTGGCTGGAAGCGTGGCGCGGTCGTTCGGTGTTGCAACGGCTCGTGGACGCGAGCGGTGACATTGACGTGCTGGTGGTGCGCGCGGACAAACCGGAAACGCAAACGGCACCACGCCGGACACTCGTGCATTTCGAGTCGCAGGGAAAACAATACCTGGCCGCGCTGTGCGTTGTGGTCGCCGTGACACTTCTGGGTCTGGCGGTCCGGGGATTGATCGGTTACCAGGCGGTGGCGCTGGTTTATCTTTCGGCGGTGGTGGTGCTGGCAATGTTCGTGGGTCGCGGGCCGAATTTGTTCGCCGCAACGCTGACGGCGCTGTGCTGGAATTTTATGTTCGTGCCGCCGCTTTACGCGTTTCGCATCGAGGGCTTCCACGATACGATGATGTTCGCGATGTATTTTCTCGTGGCTCTGGCCTCGGGGCAAATGACCGCGCGGCTGCGTCTCCAGCAACGGGCCGAGCGGCAGCGCGAGCAGCGCGCGTCGGCCCTCTACCAACTGACGCGCGAACTGGCCAGCGCGACCGATTTCCCGCAAGTCCTGAGTGTGGCCATCCGGGAGGTGGGCGCGGCATTCGATGCTGACGCGGCCTTGCTGTTGCCCGACCCGGAGGCAAACGAGCAACTCACGCCCTATCCCGCCGGACTGTGGGTGCTCGATGAAAAGGAGGAAGCTGTCGCCGCGTGGGCGTTCCTACACGACAAACCCGCAGGTCGCTTCACCGACACATTGCGGCAGGCCACAGGACTTCATCTGCCGTTAAGTGCGGGCGGAAAACCTTCCGGTGTGATCGCGCTGCGATTCCATTCCGGCCAATCCCTGAGCGTGCAACAACGCAATTTGCTGGACAGCTTTGTCCGTCAGATTGCGCTGGTCACGGACCGCCAACGGCTGCGCGACGCGGAAACCAGCGCAAAGCTGCTGGCGCAATCCGAGCAGTTGGGCCGCACTCTCCTCAATTCCGTGTCGCATGAATTGCGCACGCCGATCGCGGCCATTTCGAGCGCGGCCAGCGGCCTGCGCGAGTCGGGCGCGCTTACATCCGCGCAAACGAATCTGGCGGCCGAAATCGAATCCGCCAGCGCGCGGCTGAACCGGCTCGTTCAAAGTTTGTTGAGCGCGGCCCGGATCCAATCCGGCCAGATCAAACCGGCGCTGGATTGGTGTGACGTGCCCGATCTGGTGCAGGTCGCGGTGCGCAGTGTTGAGAGTCTGCTGGCGGGTCATCCCGTCGAACTGCGGATCGCGCCGGAACTCCCGCTGATGAAACTGGATTACGTATTGATGGAACAGGTGCTGGCCAATCTGCTAGTCAACTCGGCAACCCACACTCGGTTTGGAACGCCCGTCGAGATCGGCGCACGTGTTGAAGATCGGGAATTGATTCTGGAAGTCGCGGATCGTGGACCGGGCCTTCCGCCGAACGAACTTGAGCGGGTGTTTGATCTGTTCCATCGGGCACCCGGCTCGAAGCCAGGGGGCACGGGTTTGGGGTTGGCCATTGTGAAAGGCTTTATCGAAGCACAGGGCGGTCGCGTAC contains the following coding sequences:
- a CDS encoding sensor histidine kinase KdpD translates to MSDGDRPNPDALLSSIQREEAAKKRGRLKVFLGMSPGVGKTYAMLEAAQRESKSGRDVVAGYVETHGRKETDALAQGLPTIPRRTLEYRSVALQEFDLDAALARKPQLLLVDELAHTNAPGSRHPKRWQDVLELLDAGIDVFTTLNVQHVESRADTVRQITTATIYETVPDSVLDEAEIELVDLPPDDLLQRLRDGKVYVEERAQAAAANFFRPGNLTALRELALRLVADHVAEETQEFHRAQAAGGPWKTGVRLMVALSPSPLSASLIRWTRRLADGLQAPWLAVYVETSRPLSETEQSRLAQNLALARELGAEVITTTDEDVVQGLLHAAREHNVSQIVFGKPGGAGWLEAWRGRSVLQRLVDASGDIDVLVVRADKPETQTAPRRTLVHFESQGKQYLAALCVVVAVTLLGLAVRGLIGYQAVALVYLSAVVVLAMFVGRGPNLFAATLTALCWNFMFVPPLYAFRIEGFHDTMMFAMYFLVALASGQMTARLRLQQRAERQREQRASALYQLTRELASATDFPQVLSVAIREVGAAFDADAALLLPDPEANEQLTPYPAGLWVLDEKEEAVAAWAFLHDKPAGRFTDTLRQATGLHLPLSAGGKPSGVIALRFHSGQSLSVQQRNLLDSFVRQIALVTDRQRLRDAETSAKLLAQSEQLGRTLLNSVSHELRTPIAAISSAASGLRESGALTSAQTNLAAEIESASARLNRLVQSLLSAARIQSGQIKPALDWCDVPDLVQVAVRSVESLLAGHPVELRIAPELPLMKLDYVLMEQVLANLLVNSATHTRFGTPVEIGARVEDRELILEVADRGPGLPPNELERVFDLFHRAPGSKPGGTGLGLAIVKGFIEAQGGRVRAANRAGSGAVISIRFPVPDAPTVPEETM